The following proteins are co-located in the Desulfovibrio intestinalis genome:
- a CDS encoding NADH-quinone oxidoreductase subunit N: MNIHFFLPELALLAGCLLAFCMTIGKAGKKAMRGAVFCAALAYTLAAVLALPFKGSLFYDAYRVDLFSQMVKCVMGAGFCLMLLFGGEIKGIEGDVKAEYYFFLLTALLGLTLLVSSVELITLFIALELSSYSLYLLVPMRSAPDGQTWHVEAAVKYLFFGVASSGIMLFGISWIFGLTGTTYLSTILPVLHTVSSQPVGVMALVMLLCGMFFKLAVFPFHFWTPDVYQGASNETTAFISALPKVAAVAVMARFCALAAPDSIALPTLLTVLSVCSMFYGNLTALVQKDVKRMLGFSGIAHAGYILLGMVTLKAWGFATALYYGIGYLFMMLTAFLVLYTVAPNGGNVSVKNLNGLSRRSPLLAFIMTVSMFALAGIPPFAGFMGKFMLLTSAYNSGYVLLVIIAAINTAIGIYYYLQVVRAVYAEDDTSSAGAPLTTEAGTRVAGICLVGITLALGIMPETVVSMAYKAMQAAW; the protein is encoded by the coding sequence ATGAACATACACTTTTTTCTTCCTGAGTTGGCCCTTCTGGCAGGCTGCCTTCTGGCTTTCTGCATGACCATCGGCAAGGCTGGAAAAAAAGCCATGCGCGGTGCGGTATTCTGCGCCGCCCTGGCCTATACTCTGGCCGCTGTATTGGCATTGCCGTTCAAGGGCAGCCTTTTTTACGACGCGTACCGTGTGGATCTCTTTTCGCAGATGGTCAAATGCGTCATGGGCGCCGGATTCTGCCTCATGTTGCTCTTTGGCGGGGAAATCAAGGGAATTGAGGGCGACGTAAAAGCCGAATACTACTTCTTTTTGCTGACAGCCCTGCTGGGCCTGACGTTGCTTGTCAGCAGCGTGGAGCTTATTACCCTGTTCATCGCGCTGGAACTGTCGTCATATTCCCTTTATCTTCTCGTGCCAATGCGCTCCGCACCTGACGGGCAGACGTGGCATGTGGAAGCCGCCGTCAAGTATCTGTTCTTCGGCGTTGCCAGCTCGGGTATCATGCTGTTCGGCATAAGCTGGATATTCGGTCTTACGGGAACCACCTACCTGTCCACAATTCTGCCTGTGCTGCATACGGTTTCGTCCCAGCCTGTGGGCGTTATGGCGCTTGTCATGCTGCTCTGCGGCATGTTTTTCAAACTGGCGGTCTTTCCTTTTCATTTCTGGACGCCCGATGTGTATCAGGGCGCGTCCAACGAAACCACGGCGTTCATATCCGCCCTGCCCAAAGTGGCGGCAGTTGCCGTTATGGCGCGGTTCTGCGCTCTGGCGGCTCCAGATTCCATAGCCCTGCCCACACTGCTTACCGTGCTTTCCGTGTGTTCGATGTTTTATGGCAACCTGACGGCCCTTGTGCAAAAGGACGTCAAACGCATGCTCGGTTTTTCGGGTATTGCGCACGCGGGCTATATTCTGCTGGGCATGGTCACCCTTAAAGCCTGGGGATTCGCCACGGCCCTGTACTACGGCATCGGCTATCTCTTCATGATGCTGACGGCCTTTCTGGTGCTGTACACTGTGGCTCCCAACGGCGGCAACGTAAGTGTTAAGAATCTCAATGGTCTTTCCCGCCGCTCGCCGTTGCTGGCCTTTATCATGACCGTAAGCATGTTCGCCCTGGCGGGCATTCCACCATTCGCGGGTTTTATGGGCAAATTCATGCTGCTCACAAGCGCCTACAACTCTGGCTATGTACTGTTGGTAATCATTGCGGCCATCAATACAGCCATCGGCATCTATTATTACTTGCAGGTGGTTCGTGCTGTGTACGCTGAAGACGATACCAGTTCAGCGGGTGCGCCCCTGACGACAGAAGCCGGAACCCGCGTCGCTGGCATTTGCCTTGTGGGCATAACGCTTGCTCTTGGCATCATGCCAGAAACCGTGGTGAGTATGGCATACAAAGCCATGCAGGCTGCCTGGTAA
- a CDS encoding NADH-quinone oxidoreductase subunit M codes for MQFLSMNTSGFPILSVLIFLPLAGAAILPLLGSKKQARIWTLLITLVNGALSLPLFYDFSLHSAQYQFAEHHSWIASFNINYTLGVDGISLLLVLMTTLIMPLCVLGSWKYIQSRVKEFMICLLVMETSMLGVFMALDLVLFYIFWEAMLIPMFLLIAVWGGPRKTYASIKFFLYTLAGSVFLLVAIVALYVHEGTFSIPALMGQQYAANFQLLIFLAFFLAFAIKVPMFPFHTWLPAAHVEAPTAGSVILASVLLKMGTYGFMRFCLPITPDATVTLMPALQWLSIAGILYGGFTALAQQDMKKLIAYSSVGHMGFVTLGIFALDQRGLEGAVLQMVNHGITTGALFLCVGMLYERNHSRELSAAAGLGRFMPIYVTYLTVFSLSSLAFPGTNSFVGEFMILAGAFFNNKIVAACAIPGAVLAAAYMLRMLQRVVWGGTNNPDQSKLWDLGWRETVTLAPLLIFVFWIGLAPEPFLRVMRPSLTHLLVQTGYHAPQTQALAEFFAR; via the coding sequence ATGCAATTTCTGAGCATGAACACTTCGGGTTTTCCCATCCTTTCTGTGCTGATTTTCCTGCCGCTGGCAGGGGCCGCCATTCTGCCCCTGCTGGGCAGTAAAAAACAGGCGCGGATATGGACATTGCTGATAACCCTGGTCAACGGCGCGCTGTCCCTGCCGCTGTTTTACGATTTTTCCCTGCATTCGGCGCAGTACCAGTTTGCCGAGCACCATTCGTGGATAGCGTCTTTCAACATCAACTACACCCTGGGCGTGGACGGCATATCCCTGCTGCTGGTGCTCATGACCACACTTATCATGCCCTTGTGCGTTCTGGGTTCGTGGAAGTACATCCAGAGCAGGGTCAAGGAGTTCATGATCTGCCTGCTGGTTATGGAAACATCCATGCTGGGCGTGTTCATGGCCCTTGACCTTGTGCTCTTCTATATTTTCTGGGAAGCCATGCTCATACCGATGTTTCTGCTCATCGCCGTATGGGGCGGGCCGCGCAAGACATATGCCTCCATCAAGTTCTTTCTCTACACCCTTGCGGGTTCGGTTTTTCTGCTTGTGGCTATTGTGGCCCTGTACGTACACGAAGGAACCTTCAGCATCCCCGCCCTTATGGGGCAGCAGTATGCCGCCAACTTCCAGTTGCTGATTTTTCTGGCGTTCTTTCTGGCTTTTGCCATCAAGGTGCCAATGTTCCCCTTTCACACATGGCTGCCCGCAGCCCATGTGGAAGCGCCCACGGCAGGCTCGGTTATTCTGGCCTCGGTGCTGCTCAAAATGGGCACCTACGGCTTTATGCGCTTTTGCCTGCCCATTACGCCCGACGCCACCGTAACCCTGATGCCCGCCCTGCAATGGCTTTCCATCGCGGGCATTCTTTACGGCGGATTTACAGCCCTTGCCCAACAGGACATGAAGAAGCTCATCGCCTATTCCAGCGTGGGGCATATGGGATTTGTGACGCTGGGGATATTCGCCCTTGACCAGCGCGGGCTTGAAGGCGCGGTGCTGCAAATGGTCAACCACGGCATCACCACAGGAGCGTTGTTTTTGTGCGTGGGCATGCTCTATGAGCGCAACCACAGCCGCGAACTGTCGGCGGCAGCCGGGCTTGGACGCTTCATGCCCATCTATGTGACCTACCTGACAGTCTTTTCGCTGTCGTCACTGGCCTTTCCGGGCACCAACAGTTTTGTGGGCGAATTCATGATTCTGGCCGGGGCATTTTTCAACAACAAGATTGTGGCCGCCTGCGCCATACCCGGTGCGGTGCTTGCCGCGGCCTACATGCTGCGCATGCTGCAAAGGGTCGTATGGGGCGGCACCAATAACCCCGATCAATCGAAGCTCTGGGATCTGGGCTGGCGTGAAACCGTAACCCTGGCTCCCCTGCTGATCTTTGTTTTCTGGATTGGCCTGGCTCCCGAGCCTTTTCTGCGCGTCATGCGCCCGAGCCTCACGCATCTTCTGGTACAAACGGGCTACCACGCCCCGCAAACACAGGCTCTGGCGGAATTTTTCGCCCGCTGA
- a CDS encoding Na(+)/H(+) antiporter subunit D, producing MMTDTWIHPSAILLAGAVILPCLPKAWRKVFMIMVPLLAFADVLSMQGHNGVFGVMNVMDTTMIFGRVDALSMVFAYIMSLMCIIGTVYGLHVENPVEQSAAWVYVAGSLGVIFCGDYLTLFLFWELMAFSSVFLVWFRRRKESLATGYRYLLVHTAGGLMLLAGIVLRFKATGGDMSFGPIGVGSPQLYTWLILAGFLLNAAVPPLHAWLPDAYAEATVAGAVFMCAFTTKTAVYALARSFAGMEILVPLGVIMALYGVVYAVLENDARRLLAYHIISQVGYMVAGVGIGTQLAINGACAHAFAHILYKGLLFMGCGAVLQMTGTSKFTELGGLYKKMPKTLLFTLIGGLSISAFPLFSGFVTKAMIVAAGFEVENYWAAFLLTLASAGTFLHTGLKVPYFIWFGKNRCSKQTWQRAQDPPKNMQWAMFIAAALCIFVGCYTPYLYDMLPYPQVAAAYHPYSASHIAETLQILLFTALGFFLLLKKLAPEPTISLDLDWFYRKGGRLFYWFARKPVQTADTAVGEAWNREGIVPLMRTARFWSWFDWHVIDTVVDGTARNVRALGGKLRLMQRGKLQTSITYMAVLMALALAFLALP from the coding sequence ATGATGACTGATACCTGGATTCACCCCTCGGCAATCCTGCTGGCCGGAGCCGTCATTCTGCCCTGCCTGCCCAAAGCGTGGCGCAAGGTATTCATGATTATGGTGCCCCTGCTGGCCTTTGCCGATGTATTGAGCATGCAGGGCCATAACGGCGTGTTCGGTGTCATGAACGTTATGGACACCACAATGATTTTCGGCAGGGTGGACGCCCTGAGCATGGTCTTTGCCTACATCATGTCGCTCATGTGCATTATCGGCACTGTCTACGGGCTGCATGTGGAAAACCCGGTGGAGCAGTCCGCCGCATGGGTTTATGTGGCAGGTTCGCTGGGGGTTATCTTCTGCGGCGACTATCTGACGCTCTTTCTCTTCTGGGAGCTGATGGCCTTTTCGTCAGTATTTCTGGTCTGGTTTCGCCGCCGCAAAGAATCCCTGGCAACGGGCTACAGGTATCTGCTGGTACACACGGCTGGCGGCCTCATGCTGCTGGCGGGCATTGTGCTGCGCTTCAAGGCCACTGGCGGCGATATGTCCTTTGGCCCCATTGGTGTTGGTTCACCGCAGCTCTACACGTGGCTCATCCTTGCCGGATTTCTGCTCAATGCCGCAGTGCCGCCGCTGCACGCATGGCTGCCCGACGCCTATGCCGAGGCCACGGTGGCCGGGGCGGTGTTCATGTGCGCCTTTACCACCAAAACCGCCGTATACGCCCTGGCAAGAAGCTTTGCAGGCATGGAAATTCTGGTGCCGCTCGGGGTTATCATGGCGCTGTACGGCGTGGTCTACGCTGTTCTTGAAAACGACGCCCGGCGCCTGCTGGCCTACCACATCATCAGTCAGGTCGGATATATGGTGGCCGGGGTGGGCATAGGCACGCAACTTGCCATCAACGGCGCGTGCGCCCACGCCTTTGCCCATATTCTTTATAAGGGGCTGCTCTTTATGGGTTGCGGCGCAGTGCTGCAAATGACCGGAACCAGCAAGTTCACAGAACTGGGCGGGCTGTATAAAAAAATGCCCAAAACCCTGCTCTTTACCCTTATTGGCGGCCTTTCCATCTCTGCCTTCCCTCTGTTCAGCGGGTTCGTGACCAAGGCAATGATAGTGGCTGCCGGGTTTGAGGTCGAAAACTACTGGGCAGCCTTTCTGCTTACCCTGGCTTCAGCAGGCACTTTTTTGCACACCGGACTCAAGGTTCCCTACTTTATCTGGTTCGGCAAAAACCGCTGTTCAAAGCAGACGTGGCAGCGCGCGCAAGACCCGCCCAAGAACATGCAATGGGCCATGTTCATAGCCGCTGCCCTGTGCATATTTGTGGGCTGCTACACGCCCTATCTTTACGACATGCTGCCCTACCCGCAGGTTGCGGCTGCGTACCATCCCTATTCTGCCAGTCACATCGCTGAAACCCTTCAGATATTGCTGTTTACGGCTTTGGGATTCTTTCTGCTGCTCAAAAAGCTTGCGCCAGAACCCACCATCAGCCTGGATCTGGACTGGTTTTACCGCAAGGGCGGACGCCTTTTCTACTGGTTTGCGCGCAAGCCCGTACAAACAGCCGACACAGCCGTGGGCGAAGCCTGGAACCGTGAAGGCATTGTGCCGCTTATGCGTACGGCGCGTTTCTGGTCGTGGTTTGACTGGCACGTCATTGATACTGTGGTTGACGGTACGGCCCGCAATGTTCGGGCTCTGGGCGGCAAACTGCGGCTCATGCAGCGCGGCAAATTGCAGACCAGCATCACCTACATGGCCGTCCTGATGGCCCTCGCACTCGCGTTCCTGGCCTTGCCCTGA
- a CDS encoding monovalent cation/H+ antiporter subunit D family protein codes for MEIVASIKPLAAVLSALIGACLVMLSRRYPNVRESWSLAAALVMFGIILSMVPDVAPQPVGRGLTLHQTLFPILPGLSLSFRADAFSMVFALVGSFLWVITIFYSAGYMRSLEEHAQTRFNACFALTLFGAMGVAFADNLFTLYLFYEVVSICTYPLVAHHQDEESYTGARKYIVYLTTTAKGLVLPAMILIYVLTGTLDFTHNSHLSILSPEINATLVTILYVCCLLGFAKNGIMPFHNWLPGAMVAPTPVSALLHAVAVVTVGVFCTTRVMLYVFGTDLMTRLNLGVPTAYFVSFTILTASIIALSKDNLKARLAYSTVSQLSYIILGVALLTVDGIQGGVVHMANHAFAKITLFFCAGAVYVATHKKCISEMSGLGRTMPITFAAFGVASLSMIGAPPVAGFVTKWKLLTGAMEMPTHATGILIVLLASTLLNVAYFAPVTFKAFFGKRPEGEAETGMREAPLAMVVPILIAAAVSVFLGIYPDIIMVFVKAVTG; via the coding sequence ATGGAGATTGTTGCATCCATAAAACCGCTGGCAGCCGTGCTTTCCGCTCTGATCGGGGCGTGCCTGGTCATGCTTTCCAGACGGTACCCCAACGTACGCGAATCCTGGTCGCTGGCGGCGGCGTTGGTCATGTTTGGCATTATCCTTTCTATGGTGCCGGATGTGGCCCCGCAGCCAGTGGGGCGCGGCCTGACCCTGCATCAGACGCTTTTTCCCATCCTGCCCGGCCTGTCGCTGAGTTTTCGCGCCGACGCCTTTTCAATGGTTTTCGCCCTGGTGGGATCATTTTTGTGGGTCATCACCATATTCTATTCGGCGGGTTATATGCGCAGCCTGGAGGAACACGCCCAGACGCGCTTTAACGCCTGCTTTGCCCTGACGCTTTTTGGGGCAATGGGCGTGGCCTTTGCAGACAACCTCTTTACCCTCTACCTGTTCTATGAGGTGGTGAGCATCTGCACCTACCCGCTGGTGGCGCACCATCAGGATGAAGAAAGCTACACCGGGGCGCGCAAGTACATCGTCTACCTGACCACCACGGCCAAGGGCCTTGTGCTGCCGGCGATGATACTCATCTATGTGCTTACGGGTACGCTGGACTTCACCCATAACAGCCATCTGAGCATTCTTTCGCCAGAAATAAACGCGACACTCGTCACCATTCTTTACGTCTGCTGCCTGCTGGGTTTTGCCAAAAACGGCATCATGCCTTTCCACAACTGGCTGCCGGGAGCGATGGTTGCCCCCACCCCGGTTTCCGCCCTGTTGCACGCCGTGGCAGTGGTGACGGTGGGCGTGTTCTGCACCACGCGGGTCATGCTCTACGTCTTTGGCACCGACCTTATGACCAGACTCAACCTGGGCGTACCCACGGCCTACTTTGTTTCCTTTACCATCCTTACGGCCTCCATCATTGCCCTGAGCAAAGACAACCTCAAGGCACGGCTGGCCTATTCTACCGTGAGCCAGCTTTCCTACATCATTCTGGGTGTGGCCCTGCTGACAGTGGACGGCATACAGGGCGGCGTGGTGCACATGGCCAACCACGCCTTTGCCAAGATTACGCTGTTCTTCTGTGCCGGAGCAGTTTATGTGGCCACGCACAAAAAGTGCATTTCCGAAATGAGCGGACTTGGCCGCACCATGCCCATAACCTTCGCAGCTTTTGGCGTGGCTTCGCTTTCAATGATCGGCGCTCCCCCGGTGGCGGGTTTTGTCACCAAATGGAAGCTGCTGACCGGGGCTATGGAAATGCCCACACACGCCACAGGCATCCTGATAGTGCTTCTGGCCAGCACCCTGCTGAACGTGGCCTACTTCGCACCCGTGACCTTCAAAGCCTTTTTCGGCAAGCGCCCCGAGGGCGAAGCTGAAACCGGAATGCGCGAAGCTCCGCTGGCAATGGTGGTTCCTATCCTTATCGCAGCGGCTGTTTCCGTTTTTCTGGGCATCTACCCCGACATCATCATGGTTTTCGTGAAGGCGGTGACAGGATGA
- the nuoK gene encoding NADH-quinone oxidoreductase subunit NuoK, with translation MSIFNLSQHLETYLFIGTLLFCMGLMGMAFRRTFIGMLIASELILCGVSVNFMAFGRFVAPDQTTGQIAALFVMAIAAAEAVVALSIIMVVYRNYRTVETDAPKELKG, from the coding sequence GTGAGTATCTTCAATCTGAGCCAGCACCTTGAAACATATCTGTTCATCGGCACCCTGCTGTTCTGCATGGGGCTTATGGGCATGGCCTTCCGGCGCACCTTCATCGGAATGCTCATTGCCTCTGAACTTATTCTTTGCGGTGTTTCTGTAAATTTTATGGCCTTTGGCCGATTTGTCGCCCCCGACCAGACCACCGGGCAGATAGCCGCCCTCTTTGTCATGGCTATCGCCGCGGCGGAGGCAGTGGTGGCGCTTTCCATCATTATGGTCGTCTACCGCAACTACCGCACTGTGGAAACTGACGCCCCCAAAGAACTCAAGGGTTAA
- a CDS encoding NADH-quinone oxidoreductase subunit J family protein: protein MPTSDALQIIAGVIFLVFVAATFFGAAVAVTTRRLIRSVAGLALCLLGVAGIYYYLSSPFLAFMQILIYIGAVCVTLVFAIMLAERSHRVQMEQKGPLVLALGTLGGSVFTATLLATTLTAQWSDTPPAQADGSLERLGQSLLSTYSMSFELISVVLLVAMVGALVLAREGRDRQ, encoded by the coding sequence ATGCCCACATCTGATGCTTTGCAGATCATTGCCGGAGTCATCTTTCTGGTCTTTGTGGCTGCGACGTTTTTTGGGGCTGCCGTGGCTGTGACCACACGCCGCCTCATACGCAGCGTGGCAGGGCTGGCCCTGTGCCTTCTGGGCGTGGCTGGCATTTATTACTACCTGTCCAGCCCCTTTTTGGCCTTCATGCAGATACTCATCTACATCGGGGCCGTCTGCGTGACTCTTGTTTTCGCCATCATGCTGGCCGAACGGTCGCACCGGGTGCAAATGGAGCAAAAAGGGCCGCTGGTTCTGGCTCTGGGCACACTGGGCGGCAGTGTCTTTACGGCAACCCTGCTGGCCACGACGCTGACCGCCCAATGGAGCGATACGCCGCCGGCACAGGCAGACGGATCGCTTGAACGGCTCGGGCAATCTCTGCTTTCCACCTACTCTATGAGTTTTGAACTCATTTCCGTGGTGCTGCTGGTGGCGATGGTTGGCGCTCTTGTACTGGCGCGCGAAGGGAGGGACAGGCAGTGA
- a CDS encoding NuoI/complex I 23 kDa subunit family protein, whose translation MTAYFKDILGGAWSLAVGLSITLRYFFKPVVTKQYPYEVLPIPPRYRGHIDLVYDEKTGSDRCIVCGACQKACPSGCIALAGEKPEGAKQKKLTTYELDFTKCSLCGLCVEACPTDALAFSKDYNLAGFNAEEYRFDLVKRLKERP comes from the coding sequence ATGACTGCCTACTTCAAAGACATTCTGGGCGGCGCATGGAGCCTGGCGGTGGGATTGTCCATCACCCTGCGCTATTTCTTCAAGCCCGTGGTGACCAAGCAGTATCCCTATGAGGTTCTGCCCATTCCACCACGCTATCGCGGGCATATTGACCTTGTGTATGACGAAAAAACCGGCTCAGACAGATGCATTGTTTGCGGAGCCTGCCAAAAGGCCTGCCCTTCGGGCTGCATTGCCCTGGCGGGTGAAAAGCCAGAGGGCGCCAAACAGAAAAAGCTTACCACCTATGAACTGGATTTCACCAAGTGCAGCCTTTGCGGGCTGTGCGTGGAAGCCTGCCCCACTGACGCCCTGGCTTTTTCCAAGGATTACAATCTGGCTGGCTTTAACGCTGAAGAATACCGCTTCGATCTTGTCAAAAGACTCAAGGAGCGTCCGTAA
- the nuoH gene encoding NADH-quinone oxidoreductase subunit NuoH yields MLPDPEVLRLIAYLVGFFAFVGLNAAYLVWLERKEAGHIQRRIGPKEVGPFGLLQPLADALKLMSKQVFIPQGADRVLYLVGPVLVMTPAFMSFVTIPYSENLSARNLNLGLLAIFAFASINVLGLLLGAWGSRNKYAIISAARVVSQNVAYEIPMLLVVVSLVMVTGSLNLHEIVMTQAGGFWKWNVLRLSASPLMPVAFIIFFICMLAETNRAPFDMAEAESELIAGAFTEYGGMGFGVFFMGEYANMVVGSSILTILFLGGWGCPLGLWPGVHWFLIKLYAVIFTVIWIRWTFPRTTFYGLLNLSWKVLIPIALANLILTSALLKVL; encoded by the coding sequence ATGCTGCCTGATCCCGAAGTACTGCGCCTTATTGCCTATCTTGTAGGATTTTTCGCCTTTGTGGGTCTTAACGCCGCCTATCTGGTCTGGCTTGAACGCAAAGAGGCCGGGCATATCCAGCGGCGTATAGGCCCCAAGGAAGTGGGCCCGTTTGGCCTGTTGCAGCCCCTGGCCGACGCGCTCAAGCTCATGAGCAAACAGGTTTTCATTCCACAAGGTGCTGACCGGGTTCTGTACCTTGTGGGGCCAGTGCTGGTCATGACCCCGGCCTTCATGAGCTTTGTCACCATTCCCTACTCAGAAAATCTGAGCGCGCGCAATCTGAACCTCGGCCTTCTGGCCATATTCGCCTTTGCCTCCATAAACGTGCTGGGCCTGCTGCTTGGCGCGTGGGGTTCGCGCAACAAGTACGCCATCATTTCAGCAGCCCGCGTGGTTTCGCAAAACGTGGCCTATGAAATCCCCATGCTGCTGGTAGTGGTGAGCCTTGTGATGGTAACAGGCTCCCTGAATCTGCATGAGATCGTCATGACCCAGGCTGGCGGATTCTGGAAATGGAATGTGCTGCGGCTTTCGGCAAGTCCGCTCATGCCCGTGGCCTTCATCATCTTCTTCATCTGCATGCTGGCTGAAACCAACCGCGCGCCATTCGACATGGCTGAAGCCGAAAGTGAACTTATAGCTGGCGCTTTTACTGAATACGGCGGCATGGGCTTTGGCGTGTTCTTTATGGGTGAATACGCCAACATGGTGGTGGGCAGCAGTATTCTGACCATTCTTTTTCTGGGCGGCTGGGGCTGCCCTCTGGGGCTGTGGCCCGGGGTACACTGGTTTCTTATCAAGCTTTACGCCGTCATTTTCACGGTCATCTGGATACGCTGGACCTTTCCGCGCACCACATTTTACGGCCTGCTCAATCTTTCGTGGAAGGTGCTCATTCCCATAGCCCTTGCAAACCTCATTCTTACGAGCGCGCTGCTCAAGGTATTGTAA
- a CDS encoding NADH-quinone oxidoreductase subunit D, protein MNVLPQCPIDEYFVLNLGPQHPATHGVLRIKLVMDGEYVFEAEPVLGYIHRMHEKMAENRTWTQFFPNTGRMDYLHALAYNHGYACLVERAAAIEVPERAEYIRVITAELNRISSHLLWFGAFVLDLGGFSPLLYAFDDREHILDLLESVTGSRLTYCYFRFGGVANDIDDDFITGTRAFIKRMRRRLPKYHALVTKNIIIVKRLKDIGFIPAEMCRKYGASGPVARGAGIDYDVRRHEPYSVYGRFNFDVPVYHEADSMARYMVRMDEIEQSLRIIEQALDQLPEGPVMAAKVPKTLKPPKGDYYHAVETARGLLGMRAVSDGTNTPWRLKLRTPCFANLLVFSEASRGMLLPDALAMLGSLDLVIPDIDR, encoded by the coding sequence ATGAACGTTCTGCCACAATGCCCCATTGACGAATATTTCGTGCTGAACCTTGGGCCGCAGCACCCTGCGACCCACGGGGTGCTGCGTATCAAACTGGTCATGGACGGCGAGTATGTTTTCGAGGCAGAGCCGGTGCTGGGCTACATCCACCGCATGCACGAAAAAATGGCCGAAAACCGTACCTGGACACAGTTTTTTCCCAATACAGGCCGTATGGATTATTTGCATGCCCTAGCCTACAACCACGGCTACGCCTGTCTTGTGGAACGCGCCGCCGCCATCGAGGTGCCGGAACGCGCCGAATATATCCGCGTCATCACTGCGGAACTCAACCGCATTTCCAGCCATTTGCTCTGGTTCGGCGCTTTTGTGCTGGACCTCGGGGGATTTTCTCCCCTGCTCTACGCCTTTGACGACCGCGAACACATCCTTGACCTTCTGGAATCCGTCACAGGCTCGCGCCTGACTTATTGCTACTTCCGCTTCGGGGGCGTCGCCAACGATATTGACGATGACTTTATCACAGGCACGCGCGCCTTCATCAAGCGCATGCGCAGGCGGCTGCCCAAATACCACGCCCTTGTCACCAAAAATATCATCATTGTTAAGCGCTTGAAGGATATCGGCTTTATTCCGGCAGAAATGTGCCGCAAATACGGGGCCTCCGGCCCGGTAGCCAGAGGCGCGGGTATTGATTACGACGTGCGCCGCCACGAGCCCTATTCCGTCTACGGCCGCTTCAACTTTGACGTGCCCGTCTACCACGAGGCGGATTCCATGGCCCGCTACATGGTGCGGATGGATGAAATCGAGCAGAGTTTGCGCATCATCGAGCAGGCTCTGGATCAGTTGCCCGAAGGCCCCGTCATGGCGGCCAAGGTTCCCAAAACCCTCAAGCCCCCCAAGGGCGACTACTATCATGCGGTAGAAACGGCGCGTGGCCTGCTTGGCATGCGTGCCGTCAGCGATGGCACCAACACCCCCTGGCGGCTCAAGCTGCGCACCCCCTGCTTTGCCAACCTGCTGGTTTTTAGCGAGGCCAGCCGGGGTATGCTGCTGCCTGATGCCCTTGCCATGCTTGGCAGTTTGGATCTGGTTATTCCCGACATCGACAGGTGA
- a CDS encoding NADH-quinone oxidoreductase subunit C, translated as MTQQNAPNEALAAKLAALSGAEVRQTDYAAKGYDLDVSLTPETLVPAVTIMDEAGYFLETITGVDWLGEQAALRKAAEAAEAAEAKARADAQAKLAEETKPETTGSESAAATSSAAPNTAPGTGADVGTVAGAGAATNSGSGTATKTGATPAQDTAAQVPPPEAAPLPEDEIEVVYDFNRFESRHRVVLRVRTPRSQPQVPTILNIYPIAHWHEREAHDFFGIVFTGHSYLVPLLLPEDADFHPLLKDYGA; from the coding sequence ATGACCCAGCAAAACGCGCCCAATGAAGCCCTTGCGGCGAAGCTTGCCGCCTTGTCGGGAGCCGAAGTGCGCCAGACGGACTACGCGGCAAAGGGCTATGATCTGGATGTAAGCCTGACCCCAGAAACTCTTGTGCCAGCCGTGACCATTATGGATGAGGCCGGATATTTTCTTGAGACCATCACAGGCGTTGACTGGCTTGGCGAACAAGCCGCCCTGCGAAAGGCTGCCGAGGCGGCTGAAGCAGCCGAAGCCAAAGCGCGTGCCGATGCACAGGCAAAACTGGCAGAAGAAACGAAGCCCGAGACTACGGGCAGTGAAAGTGCCGCTGCGACTTCGAGCGCTGCTCCAAACACCGCCCCAGGCACAGGTGCAGACGTAGGCACTGTCGCAGGCGCAGGTGCTGCTACTAATTCTGGCTCAGGCACTGCCACCAAAACTGGCGCAACTCCTGCTCAAGACACTGCCGCGCAAGTGCCGCCACCGGAAGCTGCCCCACTGCCCGAAGACGAAATTGAAGTGGTGTACGACTTCAACCGCTTTGAATCGCGCCACAGAGTCGTCTTGCGTGTACGCACGCCGCGCTCCCAGCCGCAGGTTCCCACAATCCTGAACATCTACCCCATAGCCCATTGGCACGAACGCGAGGCCCATGATTTCTTTGGCATCGTCTTCACCGGGCACTCCTACCTTGTTCCCCTGCTGCTGCCCGAAGATGCGGATTTTCACCCTCTGCTCAAGGATTACGGCGCATGA